One region of Bubalus kerabau isolate K-KA32 ecotype Philippines breed swamp buffalo chromosome 6, PCC_UOA_SB_1v2, whole genome shotgun sequence genomic DNA includes:
- the LOC129656365 gene encoding olfactory receptor 12-like, which yields MSPHRNGNLSVMPLQEFVLDGFEGGLQTQALLFALFLALYVVAVLGNLTMMVVITLDARLHSPMYFFLKNLSLVDLCYSSVIAPKALANFLSSSKVITFEGCATQFFFFSLLVTTEGFLLAVMAYDRFVAICSPLSYPISMCPSVCARLMLGCYSGGCLNSILQTSFTFSLPFCSSNHIDHFFCDVPPLLKLACADTTTNELVMFGLCGLIIVGTTLVVLTSYGYITVTILRMRSGGGRHKLFSTCGSHMTAVSLFYGTVFVMYAQPGAVESMEQGKVVSVFYTLVIPMLNPLIYSLRNKDVKDALWRLGWKHTAI from the coding sequence ATGTCACCCCACAGAAATGGAAACCTCTCAGTGATGCCTCTGCAGGAGTTTGTGCTGGATGGATTTGAGGGTGGTCTGCAGACCCAGGCCCTGCTCTTTGCTCTATTCCTGGCCCTGTATGTGGTGGCCGTCCTGGGGAACCTCACCATGATGGTGGTCATCACCCTGGATGCCCGTCTGCACTCCCCGatgtacttcttcctcaagaACCTCTCACTTGTGGACCTGTGTTACTCGTCTGTCATTGCACCTAAGGCCTTGGCCAACTTCCTATCCTCCTCCAAGGTCATTACCTTTGAGGGATGTGCTACCCAGTTCTTCTTCTTCTCCCTGCTGGTCACCACTGAGGGATTCCTCTTGgccgtgatggcctatgaccgctttgTGGCCATCTGCAGCCCCCTGAGCTATCCCATCTCCATGTGCCCCTCGGTCTGTGCCCGCCTGATGCTGGGCTGCTACTCTGGGGGCTGCCTCAACTCCATTCTGCAGACCAGCTTCACATTCAGCCTCCCATTCTGCAGCTCCAACCACATCgaccacttcttctgtgatgtgCCGCCTCTGCTCAAGCTGGCCTGTGCTGACACTACGACCAATGAGCTGGTCATGTTTGGCCTCTGTGGCCTCATCATCGTGGGCACCACACTCGTGGTCCTCACCTCCTATGGCTACATCACAGTGACCATCCTGAGGATGCGCTCAGGAGGAGGGAGACACAAGCTCTTCTCCACCTGTGGCTCCCACATGACAGCCGTGTCCCTCTTTTATGGGACTGTCTTTGTCATGTATGCCCAGCCAGGAGCTGTGGAGTCCATGGAGCAGGGCAAGGTGGTCTCTGTCTTCTACACCCTGGTCATCCCGATGCTGAATCCCCTCATCTACAGTCTGAGAAACAAGGATGTGAAGGATGCCCTGTGGAGACTGGGGTGGAAACACACAGCCATTTGA